A single region of the Candidatus Effluviviaceae Genus I sp. genome encodes:
- the fbp gene encoding class 1 fructose-bisphosphatase: MSLVPMTLSQFVLAEERRHPGASGEFTGLITDLAIACKVINREVVRAGLTDLLGWDGVRNVHGEKVQRLDAFAHEVIHRALAQTGQLAVCASEESEDVIPPHEGCECGKYVVNFDPLDGSSNIDADVNIGTIFSILPRVTGCGPGTVEDCLQPGGRQVAAGYVIYGPSTILVYTTGEGVHGFTFDPGIGEFLLSHANVRMPERGRIYSANEGNAAGWAPGVRRYVEWLKASEPSDGRPYSSRYVGSLVADFHRNLLYGGIFMYPADSAHASGKLRVLYECSPLAFIAEQAGGAATDGRRRILEIVPRTLHERTPLFIGSRRDVRECAGFMAEG, translated from the coding sequence ATGTCCCTCGTCCCGATGACGCTGTCGCAGTTCGTCCTCGCTGAGGAACGCCGACACCCGGGCGCGAGCGGCGAGTTCACAGGACTCATCACGGACCTCGCGATCGCCTGCAAGGTCATCAACCGCGAGGTCGTGCGGGCGGGCCTGACCGATCTTCTCGGCTGGGACGGTGTCCGGAACGTCCACGGCGAGAAGGTCCAGCGGCTCGACGCGTTCGCGCACGAGGTCATCCACCGCGCGCTCGCGCAGACGGGGCAGCTCGCGGTCTGCGCGTCGGAGGAGTCGGAGGACGTCATTCCGCCACACGAGGGATGCGAGTGCGGCAAGTACGTGGTGAACTTCGACCCGCTCGACGGTTCATCCAACATCGACGCGGACGTCAACATCGGGACGATCTTCTCGATCCTGCCGCGGGTGACGGGCTGCGGACCCGGCACGGTCGAGGACTGCCTCCAGCCGGGAGGACGGCAGGTGGCGGCCGGCTACGTCATCTACGGTCCGAGCACCATCCTCGTGTACACCACGGGGGAGGGCGTCCACGGGTTCACGTTCGACCCGGGCATCGGCGAGTTCCTGCTGTCGCACGCGAACGTCAGGATGCCGGAGCGCGGGCGCATCTACAGCGCGAACGAGGGGAACGCGGCGGGGTGGGCGCCGGGCGTCCGGCGGTACGTCGAGTGGCTGAAGGCGAGCGAACCGAGCGACGGACGGCCCTACAGCAGCCGGTACGTCGGCTCGCTGGTCGCCGACTTCCACCGGAACCTGCTCTACGGCGGCATCTTCATGTATCCTGCGGACAGCGCGCACGCCAGCGGGAAGCTGCGGGTTCTGTACGAGTGCTCGCCGCTGGCGTTCATCGCCGAGCAGGCGGGCGGGGCCGCGACCGACGGGCGGCGGCGGATCCTGGAGATCGTCCCGAGGACGCTCCACGAGCGCACGCCGCTCTTCATCGGGAGCAGGCGCGACGTGAGGGAGTGCGCCGGGTTCATGGCGGAAGGCTGA
- the nadE gene encoding NAD(+) synthase produces MLESAEVLGACDRIAEFVRRALEESGRSGIAVAMSGGLDSTVTAALCVRGVGAERVKGFFLPEREGPAEDRTDAELAARWLGVRLDTHDMTKALDALGVYDFVLSKVPGEFLRAAVVRAAYGLRRLVSREDPLEGGQRGSRSAVVSRSAAHFKARHRMRMVFLYFRAERENLLVAGAANRTEKLTGIYTRFGVDDCADIMPVAGLYRTEVLRAAEALGVPERIRGKTPAPGIIPGVRDKYVYLLDLESGVLDRVLEELVAGGETAAVAGRLGLPQARVERVAAAMRAAQELRGLPREAGPHGRNPRPESRP; encoded by the coding sequence ATGCTGGAGAGCGCCGAAGTCCTGGGGGCCTGCGACCGCATCGCGGAGTTCGTGCGCCGCGCGCTCGAGGAGTCGGGGCGTTCGGGCATCGCCGTTGCGATGAGCGGAGGGCTCGACTCGACGGTGACCGCCGCGCTCTGCGTGCGGGGCGTCGGCGCGGAGCGCGTCAAGGGCTTCTTCCTTCCCGAGCGCGAGGGGCCGGCCGAGGACCGGACCGATGCCGAGCTCGCCGCCCGCTGGCTCGGCGTGCGCCTCGACACCCACGACATGACGAAGGCGCTCGACGCGCTCGGCGTGTACGACTTCGTCCTCTCGAAGGTGCCCGGCGAGTTCCTCCGCGCCGCGGTCGTGAGGGCGGCGTACGGGCTTCGGCGCTTGGTGAGCCGAGAGGACCCGCTCGAGGGCGGGCAGCGTGGCAGCCGCAGCGCCGTCGTCTCGCGGAGCGCGGCGCACTTCAAGGCGCGCCACCGGATGAGGATGGTCTTCCTCTACTTCCGCGCCGAGAGGGAGAACCTGCTCGTGGCCGGCGCGGCGAATCGCACGGAGAAGCTCACGGGCATCTACACGCGCTTCGGCGTGGACGACTGCGCGGACATCATGCCGGTCGCGGGGCTCTACAGGACCGAGGTCCTGCGCGCGGCCGAAGCGCTGGGCGTGCCCGAGCGGATCCGCGGGAAGACGCCGGCCCCCGGCATCATCCCGGGCGTGCGTGACAAGTACGTGTACCTGCTCGACCTCGAGAGCGGCGTGCTCGACCGGGTGCTCGAGGAGCTGGTCGCGGGCGGCGAGACGGCCGCGGTCGCCGGGCGACTGGGGCTCCCTCAGGCCCGGGTGGAGCGTGTCGCCGCGGCGATGCGCGCGGCGCAGGAGCTTCGGGGGCTGCCGCGGGAAGCCGGACCGCACGGGCGCAACCCGCGCCCGGAGTCCCGACCGTGA
- a CDS encoding PaaI family thioesterase: MGERAFQDYYPDDVSHCFGCGRLNEHGYQLKSRWDGDETVAVFTPRSYHTAIPGYVYGGLIASLIDCHATGTAAAAMYRDEGRAMDTLPAFRFVTASLHVDYLRPTPLGVPLTVRGRVEEIKGRKVIVRASLSAEGEVCAEGRVVTVQMPESMTPRPTRG, from the coding sequence ATGGGAGAGAGGGCTTTCCAGGACTACTACCCCGACGACGTGAGCCACTGCTTCGGGTGCGGGCGGCTCAACGAGCACGGGTATCAGCTCAAGAGCCGCTGGGACGGCGATGAGACGGTCGCGGTGTTCACGCCGCGGTCCTATCACACGGCGATCCCCGGCTACGTGTACGGCGGCCTCATCGCGTCGCTCATTGACTGCCACGCGACGGGAACGGCGGCCGCCGCGATGTACCGCGACGAGGGACGCGCGATGGACACGCTGCCGGCGTTCCGCTTCGTGACCGCGTCGCTCCACGTGGACTACTTGCGCCCGACGCCTCTCGGCGTGCCGCTCACGGTCCGCGGCAGGGTCGAGGAGATCAAGGGACGCAAGGTGATCGTGCGCGCGTCGCTCTCGGCCGAGGGGGAGGTGTGCGCCGAGGGCAGGGTGGTGACGGTGCAGATGCCGGAGAGCATGACACCGCGGCCGACGCGCGGGTGA
- the rmuC gene encoding DNA recombination protein RmuC: MLALLVVCVVLLAVALALLWRMSRALSGGSRDALVAALQEELRQARREASDAARDLREELARSQKGGAELVVTTMREMGSAQREALTAVTGEIQTLARANETRLEGLRGTVDAKLEQLREGNEAKLEEMRRTVDEKLHATLETRLGESFRLVSQQLEAVQSGLGEMRSLASGVGDLKKVLSNVKTRGTLGEVQLGAILEDILTPDQYDRNVQTKEGTRENVEYAVRLPGPADAPNRCVWLPIDSKFPQEDFQRLVEASDQGDADGVKAAAAALSRAVRASAKDIQEKYLDPPNTTDFAIMFLPTEGLYAEVLREPGLFESLMHTCRVVAAGPTTLAAILSSLRMGFRTLAIERRSSEVWQILGAVKTEFGKFGGVLDKLRKQLNTAAKTVEETDVRTRAMERKLRQVEELPSGDTESLLELPRAPSEDAEVVEDEDR, translated from the coding sequence ATGCTTGCTCTCCTCGTGGTCTGCGTGGTTCTTCTCGCGGTCGCGCTGGCGCTCCTGTGGAGGATGTCGCGGGCGCTCTCGGGCGGCTCGCGCGACGCGCTCGTCGCCGCGCTTCAGGAGGAACTCCGCCAGGCGAGACGGGAAGCGAGCGACGCCGCCCGGGATCTTCGCGAGGAGCTCGCGAGGTCGCAGAAGGGCGGCGCGGAGCTCGTCGTGACGACGATGCGCGAGATGGGGAGCGCCCAGCGGGAAGCGCTGACGGCGGTCACCGGTGAAATCCAGACACTGGCGCGGGCGAACGAGACCAGGCTCGAGGGGCTTCGCGGCACCGTGGACGCGAAGCTCGAGCAGCTGCGCGAGGGCAACGAGGCCAAGCTCGAGGAGATGCGGAGGACCGTTGACGAGAAGCTCCACGCGACGCTCGAGACGCGACTCGGGGAGTCGTTCAGGCTCGTGAGCCAGCAGCTCGAGGCCGTTCAGTCAGGTCTCGGGGAGATGCGGAGCCTCGCCTCCGGCGTGGGCGATCTCAAGAAGGTGCTGTCGAACGTCAAGACCCGCGGAACCCTGGGCGAGGTGCAGCTCGGGGCCATCCTCGAGGACATCCTCACGCCGGACCAGTACGACAGGAACGTCCAGACCAAGGAGGGCACTCGCGAGAACGTCGAGTACGCCGTGCGGCTCCCCGGTCCGGCGGACGCCCCGAACCGCTGCGTCTGGCTCCCGATCGACTCCAAGTTCCCGCAGGAGGACTTCCAGCGCCTCGTCGAGGCGTCCGACCAGGGCGACGCCGACGGGGTGAAGGCCGCCGCGGCCGCTCTCTCGCGCGCCGTCAGGGCGTCGGCCAAGGACATCCAGGAGAAGTACCTCGACCCGCCGAACACGACCGACTTTGCCATCATGTTCCTGCCGACGGAGGGCCTGTACGCGGAGGTCCTCCGGGAACCCGGGCTCTTCGAGAGCCTGATGCACACCTGCCGCGTCGTGGCGGCCGGCCCGACGACGCTCGCCGCCATCCTGAGCAGCCTCAGGATGGGGTTCCGCACGCTCGCCATCGAGAGACGTTCGAGCGAGGTGTGGCAGATCCTGGGCGCGGTGAAGACCGAGTTCGGGAAGTTCGGCGGCGTGCTCGACAAGCTCAGGAAGCAGCTCAACACGGCGGCGAAGACGGTCGAGGAGACGGACGTGCGCACCCGGGCCATGGAACGCAAGCTCAGGCAGGTCGAGGAGCTGCCGTCGGGCGACACCGAGTCCCTGCTGGAGCTGCCGCGGGCCCCTTCGGAGGACGCCGAGGTTGTGGAGGACGAGGACCGGTAG